Proteins encoded within one genomic window of Sphingomonas sp. NBWT7:
- a CDS encoding 2'-5' RNA ligase family protein translates to MTETSGSVPAPIIVTALLGDADHRWFDDLRRAHFPPERNQLAAHLTMFHHLPPSAAAEVKRRLAEETRGVRRPEARLAAPFSLGRGVAYRIDSLALAAIRARLAEGFQGLLTPQDQAGWRAHVTVQNKVEPATAKALLAALSADYRPRPLAIVGLASWWYRGGPWEPLSRHVFAG, encoded by the coding sequence ATGACGGAGACGTCCGGCTCGGTTCCAGCCCCGATCATCGTCACCGCACTCCTCGGCGACGCAGATCACCGCTGGTTCGACGACCTGCGCCGCGCGCACTTCCCGCCCGAGCGCAACCAGCTCGCCGCGCATCTCACCATGTTCCACCATCTGCCGCCCAGCGCGGCGGCGGAGGTGAAGCGCCGGCTGGCGGAGGAGACGCGCGGCGTGCGCCGGCCCGAGGCGCGCCTCGCCGCGCCGTTCTCGCTCGGTCGCGGCGTTGCCTATCGCATCGACAGCCTCGCGCTCGCCGCGATCCGCGCGCGGCTGGCAGAGGGGTTCCAGGGGCTGCTGACGCCGCAGGACCAAGCCGGCTGGCGCGCGCACGTCACGGTGCAGAACAAGGTCGAGCCCGCGACTGCCAAAGCGCTGCTGGCGGCACTATCGGCCGACTATCGCCCGCGTCCGCTCGCGATCGTCGGGCTGGCATCATGGTGGTATCGCGGCGGGCCGTGGGAGCCTTTGTCGCGACACGTGTTCGCGGGTTGA
- a CDS encoding DUF4112 domain-containing protein: protein MTQNIPSPDAAAILSALPLGRDPVSIRRRIEAVERLMEGAFEVPGTNRRVGLDVLIGLIPVVGDVVAGAIGAWIVWEARNLGMTKWQLTRMGARVGFDTMLGLVPFVGDAADFFYRSNSRNLRTIKRHLDRNHPATMTINR from the coding sequence ATGACGCAGAACATCCCCTCGCCCGATGCCGCCGCGATCCTCTCCGCGCTGCCGCTGGGGCGCGATCCGGTCTCGATCCGCCGCCGAATCGAAGCGGTCGAGCGCCTGATGGAGGGCGCGTTCGAAGTGCCGGGGACCAACCGCCGGGTCGGCCTGGATGTGCTGATCGGGCTGATCCCGGTGGTCGGCGATGTCGTCGCCGGCGCGATCGGGGCGTGGATCGTGTGGGAAGCGCGCAACCTTGGCATGACTAAGTGGCAATTGACGCGGATGGGCGCGCGTGTCGGGTTCGACACGATGCTTGGCCTGGTGCCCTTCGTCGGCGACGCGGCGGACTTCTTCTATCGCTCCAACAGCCGCAACCTGCGCACGATCAAACGCCACCTCGATCGCAACCATCCGGCGACGATGACGATCAACCGCTAG
- the rimO gene encoding 30S ribosomal protein S12 methylthiotransferase RimO — translation MATRLPSPPRVGMVSLGCPKNLVDSERILTQLRADGYHMSPDYAGADVVLVNTCGFLDSAKEESLEAIGEAIAENGRVIVTGCMGKEAEAIRARFPQVLAITGAHEYEQVVEAVHEAAPANLSPYIDLIPDAGLKLTPRHYSYLKISEGCNHRCTFCIIPSLRGDLVSRRPDAILREAEKLVAAGTRELLVISQDTSAYGVDLRHASYPLKGGGEVRAHMTDLARELGRIAPWVRLHYVYPYPHVDQVIPLMAEGLVLPYLDIPFQHAAPNVLRAMKRPANDAKVLSRIRGWREICPDIAIRSTFVVGFPGETEADFEYLLEWLDEAQLDRVGAFRFEPVEGASANLLPDPVPEEVKEERYARIMAKTAAISAAKLQAKVGRTLDVIIDAVGDEGATGRSYADAPEIDGEVHLRDAAHLAEGDIVRVAIEDADEHDLFGVPLAG, via the coding sequence ATGGCAACGCGTCTTCCCTCACCGCCCCGCGTGGGCATGGTGTCGCTCGGCTGTCCGAAGAACCTCGTCGACAGCGAGCGGATCCTGACCCAGCTGCGCGCCGACGGCTATCACATGTCCCCCGATTATGCCGGGGCGGACGTGGTGCTCGTCAATACCTGCGGCTTCCTCGATTCCGCCAAGGAGGAGAGTCTGGAGGCGATCGGCGAGGCGATCGCGGAGAACGGCCGCGTCATCGTGACGGGGTGTATGGGGAAGGAAGCCGAAGCGATCCGCGCGCGCTTCCCGCAGGTCCTCGCGATCACCGGCGCGCACGAATACGAACAGGTGGTGGAGGCGGTGCACGAGGCGGCGCCGGCGAATCTGTCGCCGTACATCGACCTCATTCCCGACGCGGGGCTGAAGCTCACGCCGCGCCACTATAGCTATCTCAAGATTTCCGAGGGTTGCAACCATCGTTGCACCTTCTGCATCATCCCCTCGCTGCGGGGCGATCTCGTCAGCCGCCGCCCGGATGCGATCCTGCGCGAGGCGGAGAAGCTGGTCGCGGCGGGAACGCGCGAGCTGCTGGTGATCAGCCAGGACACTTCGGCCTATGGCGTCGACCTGCGCCACGCCTCCTATCCGCTGAAGGGTGGTGGCGAGGTTCGCGCGCACATGACCGATCTGGCGCGCGAGCTGGGTCGGATCGCGCCATGGGTGCGGCTGCACTATGTCTATCCCTACCCCCACGTCGATCAGGTGATCCCGCTAATGGCGGAAGGGCTGGTGCTGCCGTATCTCGACATCCCGTTCCAGCACGCCGCCCCCAACGTGCTGCGCGCGATGAAGCGGCCCGCGAACGACGCCAAGGTGCTGAGCCGCATCCGCGGCTGGCGCGAGATCTGCCCGGACATCGCGATCCGCTCGACCTTCGTGGTCGGCTTTCCGGGTGAGACCGAGGCGGACTTCGAGTATCTCCTTGAATGGCTGGACGAGGCGCAGCTCGACCGTGTCGGGGCGTTCCGCTTCGAGCCGGTAGAGGGCGCGAGTGCGAACCTGCTGCCCGATCCGGTGCCCGAAGAGGTGAAGGAGGAACGCTACGCGCGGATCATGGCGAAGACCGCCGCGATCAGCGCGGCGAAGCTGCAGGCGAAGGTCGGCCGCACGCTCGACGTCATCATCGATGCGGTGGGTGACGAAGGGGCGACCGGGCGCTCCTACGCCGATGCGCCCGAGATCGACGGCGAGGTGCATCTGCGCGACGCGGCTCATCTCGCCGAGGGTGATATCGTTCGCGTGGCGATCGAGGACGCCGACGAGCATGATCTGTTCGGTGTGCCGCTCGCGGGGTGA
- a CDS encoding recombinase family protein: MSRTFAYCRVSTLDQTTDNQVREIEGAGFAVDSKRIVTETVSGSVASMERKGFAKLMDRMEASDVLIVTKLDRLGRNAMDVRSTVDRLAAEGIRVHCLALGGVDLTSPAGKMTMGVIAAVAEFERDLLIERTQAGLSRAKASGKVLGRPQSLSSDQQRDIRTARASGVSLGELAKRYSVSRAAIQRVEKRAA, from the coding sequence ATGAGTCGCACCTTTGCCTACTGCCGCGTCAGCACGCTCGATCAAACGACCGACAATCAGGTTCGGGAAATCGAAGGTGCGGGATTCGCCGTTGATTCTAAGCGCATCGTTACTGAAACTGTGTCGGGTTCGGTAGCTTCTATGGAGCGTAAGGGCTTCGCAAAGCTCATGGACCGCATGGAAGCGTCAGACGTGTTGATCGTGACGAAGCTAGACCGTTTGGGCAGAAATGCGATGGACGTTCGCAGTACGGTAGATCGGCTGGCCGCAGAAGGCATCCGCGTTCATTGCCTTGCCCTTGGTGGCGTCGATCTGACTTCCCCTGCCGGCAAGATGACGATGGGCGTTATCGCTGCCGTTGCTGAATTTGAACGCGACCTTCTTATCGAGCGGACGCAAGCGGGTCTGTCGCGAGCGAAGGCATCGGGGAAGGTGTTGGGGCGACCGCAAAGCCTGTCGAGCGATCAGCAACGGGATATCAGGACGGCTAGGGCTTCCGGTGTCTCGCTAGGTGAACTGGCGAAGCGGTACAGTGTATCGCGTGCGGCTATTCAGCGGGTGGAAAAGCGTGCAGCCTGA
- a CDS encoding ABC transporter substrate-binding protein gives MTFRATFPNRLKIFCPYGRAGSSPAVRTITLALALAAAGCERRADVGAVVVSAVGDAPDLRTAPKPTAQPAARLYADAVAQGLVRFNAAGQVVPGIAERWIVTDEGMTYIFRLRDMRWSDGRPLRAAEVVANLRRQLRAGSGNPLTPYLTAIDSIVEMTPNVIQIELSRPRPDLLKLFGQPELAIVRSGPRLGSGPMRPIGRAGRVTRLTPIPDPNRATDERSQPAPEDDVVLIAERAASGVARFAARKSDLVTGGRIGDWPLVSAAGVTPRSIRIDPAAGLFGLAIVSRVGFLATPENRAAVALAIDRRQLVEAFSADWAASETLLPTLLDSAAPPARAPWMDIAAADRLAAARAQVARWRQGNGSAPSLRLALPPGPGGTLLWARFAADLYAVGIVPQRVPIDAEAELRLIDAVAPYDSARWYLSTACVTCSEEARAAIEAARIAPTLGERALALAAADAALARDVAFVPLARPFRWSLVALRLRAWQPNDRAWHPLNALRRDPN, from the coding sequence GTGACTTTCCGGGCAACTTTTCCGAACCGACTTAAAATCTTCTGCCCGTATGGGCGTGCGGGTTCGAGTCCCGCCGTCCGCACCATCACGCTCGCGCTGGCGCTAGCCGCTGCGGGATGCGAGCGCCGTGCCGACGTCGGCGCGGTGGTCGTCAGCGCCGTCGGCGACGCGCCCGATCTGCGCACTGCGCCCAAACCGACCGCGCAGCCTGCCGCGCGCCTTTATGCGGATGCGGTGGCGCAGGGGCTGGTGCGCTTCAACGCCGCCGGTCAGGTCGTTCCGGGCATCGCCGAGCGCTGGATCGTCACCGATGAGGGCATGACGTACATCTTCCGGCTGCGCGATATGCGCTGGTCCGACGGTCGCCCGCTGCGCGCGGCCGAGGTGGTGGCTAATCTGCGCCGCCAGTTGCGCGCCGGCAGCGGCAACCCGCTGACGCCCTATCTGACCGCGATCGATTCGATCGTCGAGATGACGCCCAACGTCATTCAGATCGAACTGTCGCGGCCGCGCCCCGATCTGCTCAAACTTTTCGGGCAGCCAGAGCTTGCGATCGTGCGATCCGGCCCCCGCCTGGGTAGCGGCCCGATGCGACCGATCGGGAGGGCCGGACGCGTGACGCGACTGACCCCGATCCCCGATCCCAACCGCGCCACGGACGAACGCTCGCAGCCGGCGCCCGAGGACGACGTGGTGCTGATTGCAGAGCGCGCCGCGAGCGGTGTGGCGCGGTTCGCCGCACGAAAGTCCGACCTCGTGACGGGCGGGCGGATCGGCGACTGGCCGCTGGTCAGCGCCGCCGGTGTCACGCCGCGGTCGATCCGCATCGATCCGGCGGCCGGGCTATTCGGGCTGGCCATCGTCAGTCGCGTGGGGTTTCTGGCGACACCGGAGAACCGCGCGGCGGTCGCGCTGGCGATCGATCGCCGGCAATTGGTGGAGGCGTTCTCGGCGGACTGGGCGGCGAGTGAGACGCTGCTCCCCACGCTGCTCGATTCGGCCGCGCCGCCGGCGCGTGCGCCGTGGATGGACATCGCCGCTGCCGATCGTCTCGCCGCGGCGCGCGCGCAGGTCGCGCGGTGGCGCCAAGGGAACGGCAGCGCGCCAAGCCTTCGTCTGGCGCTGCCCCCCGGCCCCGGCGGGACCTTGCTATGGGCGCGGTTCGCGGCGGACCTCTACGCCGTCGGCATCGTGCCGCAGCGGGTGCCGATCGATGCCGAGGCCGAGCTGCGGCTGATTGACGCGGTGGCGCCATACGACAGCGCACGCTGGTATCTGTCGACCGCCTGCGTGACGTGCAGCGAGGAAGCGCGCGCCGCGATCGAGGCCGCGCGGATCGCGCCGACGCTGGGCGAGCGCGCGCTGGCACTCGCTGCCGCCGACGCGGCGCTGGCGCGCGACGTCGCCTTCGTGCCGCTCGCCCGTCCGTTCCGATGGTCGCTGGTCGCGCTGCGGCTGCGCGCGTGGCAGCCCAACGATCGCGCGTGGCACCCGTTGAACGCCCTGCGCCGCGATCCCAACTGA
- a CDS encoding MucR family transcriptional regulator, with amino-acid sequence MSDTTDTIALATDLTVAWLANPNTRVEVDAIPAFLATMHKTVSTLGTAAADQDEVAPEFERAVSVRKSLADPEFIVSMIDGKKYRTLKRHLTTNGLTPDQYRDRYNLPPSYPMTSPSYSAARSATAKAIGLGRKIVEKVADAITDEKPASKPRKGKSVADAKAAAKAHLGGG; translated from the coding sequence ATGAGTGACACCACAGATACCATCGCGCTGGCGACCGATCTTACGGTTGCGTGGCTTGCTAATCCGAACACGCGCGTCGAGGTGGATGCCATTCCCGCCTTTCTGGCGACGATGCACAAAACGGTTTCTACGCTTGGCACGGCGGCCGCCGACCAGGACGAAGTGGCACCGGAGTTCGAACGCGCTGTTAGCGTACGGAAGTCGCTAGCTGATCCTGAATTTATCGTATCGATGATCGACGGGAAGAAATATAGGACGCTTAAGCGCCATCTAACCACGAACGGATTGACGCCGGATCAGTACCGCGATCGCTATAACCTTCCGCCTTCTTATCCGATGACGTCACCGTCTTACAGTGCTGCACGAAGCGCCACAGCGAAGGCGATCGGCCTAGGACGCAAGATCGTAGAGAAGGTCGCTGACGCTATCACCGATGAAAAGCCCGCGTCTAAACCTCGCAAGGGCAAGAGCGTTGCTGATGCGAAGGCTGCTGCAAAGGCGCATCTTGGCGGCGGTTAG
- a CDS encoding potassium transporter Kup: protein MSTAAPVGVPGTHHHHNEGLTKLALGAVGVVYGDIGTSPLYAMKEVFVGHHPLAVDQLHIFGVVSLVFWSLVLIVTFKYVMVILRADNEGEGGSLALLALIQRRSGAGKRWGPSLVLLGVLATALFFGDCMITPAISVLSAVEGLATVEARFNSFVIPISVAILIGLFYLQSVGTARVGKLFGPIMAVYFVTLSVLGLIHVIAQPQILLALDPRWAVRFAATDGTLAFLALGSVVLAVTGAEALYADMGHFGRKPIAYAWLWFVFPALMLNYLGQGALLLTNPAAAENPFFLMASEAWRLPLVILATLATVIASQAVITGAYSVVQQGIQLGLMPRLRISHTSASAAGQIYISSVNWALLAMVLLLILGFRESSNLAAAYGIAVTGTMFISTCMVAVLIRRVWHWPLYAVIPFVALFLFIDGMYFSSNLTKVPDGGWFPLLVAIIVFVLLTTWASGRKLMLERLREGAMPIKVFIGSAAGSATRVGGTAVFMTSTPEGVPHALLHNLKHNRVLHDRVILLTVKVTDMPYYPDENRFVHEDLGEGFHRVVLRYGFMESPDIPAALKSFHECDGEFRMMETSFFLSRQTLLASARPGMAIWREKLFAWMLRNAESAMEFFRLPTNRVVELGSQIEI from the coding sequence GTGAGCACCGCCGCACCCGTCGGCGTGCCCGGCACGCACCATCATCACAATGAAGGGCTGACGAAGCTAGCACTCGGCGCCGTCGGCGTCGTCTACGGCGATATCGGCACCAGCCCGCTGTACGCGATGAAGGAGGTGTTCGTCGGGCACCATCCGCTCGCCGTCGATCAGTTGCACATCTTCGGCGTCGTCAGCCTCGTCTTCTGGTCGCTGGTGCTGATCGTGACGTTTAAATACGTCATGGTCATCCTGCGCGCCGACAATGAGGGCGAGGGGGGCAGCCTCGCGCTGCTCGCGCTGATCCAGCGGCGCAGTGGCGCCGGCAAACGCTGGGGGCCGAGCCTGGTGCTGCTCGGCGTCCTCGCAACGGCGCTGTTCTTCGGCGACTGCATGATCACCCCCGCGATCTCGGTGCTGTCCGCGGTCGAGGGGCTCGCCACGGTCGAGGCGCGCTTCAACAGCTTCGTTATCCCCATCTCGGTCGCGATCCTGATCGGCCTCTTCTACCTCCAGTCGGTCGGCACCGCGCGCGTCGGCAAGCTGTTCGGGCCGATCATGGCGGTCTATTTCGTGACGCTGTCTGTGCTCGGGCTGATCCACGTCATCGCCCAGCCGCAGATCCTGCTCGCGCTCGATCCGCGTTGGGCAGTGCGCTTCGCCGCCACTGACGGTACGCTCGCGTTTCTCGCGCTCGGCTCGGTCGTGCTCGCGGTGACGGGAGCGGAGGCGCTCTACGCCGATATGGGGCATTTCGGGCGCAAGCCGATCGCCTACGCCTGGCTGTGGTTCGTCTTCCCCGCGCTGATGCTCAACTATCTGGGGCAGGGGGCGCTGCTGCTCACCAACCCGGCGGCGGCGGAAAACCCCTTCTTTCTGATGGCGAGCGAGGCGTGGCGCCTGCCGCTCGTCATCCTTGCGACACTCGCGACGGTCATTGCCAGCCAGGCGGTCATCACGGGCGCCTATTCGGTGGTGCAGCAGGGCATCCAGCTCGGCCTGATGCCGCGGCTTCGCATTTCGCACACCAGCGCCTCGGCGGCGGGACAGATCTACATCTCGTCGGTCAACTGGGCGCTGCTCGCGATGGTGCTGCTGCTGATCCTCGGCTTCCGCGAATCGTCGAACCTCGCGGCCGCCTATGGCATCGCGGTGACCGGCACGATGTTCATCTCGACGTGCATGGTCGCGGTGCTGATACGGCGCGTATGGCACTGGCCGCTCTACGCGGTGATCCCGTTCGTCGCGCTGTTCCTGTTCATCGACGGCATGTATTTTTCGTCAAACCTCACCAAGGTGCCCGACGGCGGCTGGTTCCCACTGCTCGTCGCGATCATCGTGTTCGTGCTGCTCACTACCTGGGCGTCGGGCCGCAAGCTGATGCTCGAGCGGCTGCGCGAAGGCGCGATGCCGATCAAGGTGTTCATCGGCTCGGCGGCGGGCAGCGCGACCCGCGTCGGCGGCACCGCGGTCTTCATGACTTCGACGCCGGAGGGGGTGCCGCACGCGCTGCTGCATAATCTGAAGCACAATCGAGTGCTCCACGATCGCGTGATCCTGTTGACGGTGAAGGTCACCGACATGCCCTATTACCCGGACGAGAACCGCTTCGTGCACGAGGATCTTGGCGAGGGTTTCCACCGCGTCGTGCTGCGCTACGGCTTCATGGAATCGCCCGATATCCCCGCCGCGCTCAAATCATTCCACGAGTGCGACGGCGAGTTCCGCATGATGGAGACCAGCTTCTTCCTGTCGCGGCAGACGCTGCTCGCCTCGGCGCGCCCCGGCATGGCAATCTGGCGCGAGAAGCTGTTCGCCTGGATGCTGCGCAACGCGGAAAGCGCGATGGAATTCTTCCGCCTGCCCACAAATCGCGTGGTCGAGCTCGGCAGCCAGATCGAGATCTGA
- a CDS encoding anhydro-N-acetylmuramic acid kinase has product MLAIGLMSGTSLDGVDAALIDTDGERGVRAIAFRGESYSDAARAQLAEATTRALSFDRPRANPEVMAAADLITRTHVLAVQKLIRDAGVVAADVGVVGFHGQTVAHRPDRGWTWQIGDGQALADATGITTVADFRSADVAAGGQGAPLLPIYHAALTAALDRPLAVLNLGGVANITAIARDGTLVAFDTGPANGLIDSWVEAESGARYDAGGALAASGHVDEAVLTAMLDHPFFALPAPKSLDRNDFTIQPARGLSAADGAATLTAFTAATVAEALTLLPERPTRLFVAGGGRHNPTLLAMITDRCGLTPEPVDAFGWNGDAIEAEGFAYMAARTLAGLPISFPGTTGVDRPMPGGTVYTPRAAGA; this is encoded by the coding sequence ATGCTGGCAATCGGGCTGATGTCGGGCACGTCCCTCGACGGGGTCGACGCAGCGTTAATCGACACCGATGGCGAGCGCGGGGTGCGCGCCATCGCCTTTCGCGGCGAGAGCTACTCCGATGCCGCGCGCGCACAGCTGGCCGAAGCGACCACGCGCGCGCTCAGCTTCGATCGGCCGCGTGCGAACCCGGAGGTGATGGCCGCGGCCGATCTGATCACGCGCACCCACGTCCTGGCGGTGCAGAAGCTGATACGCGACGCGGGCGTCGTCGCGGCGGACGTCGGCGTGGTCGGCTTCCACGGTCAGACGGTGGCGCATCGCCCCGATCGCGGCTGGACATGGCAGATCGGCGACGGGCAGGCGCTCGCCGACGCGACCGGGATCACCACCGTCGCCGATTTCCGCAGCGCCGATGTGGCGGCGGGTGGGCAGGGGGCGCCGCTGCTGCCAATCTATCACGCCGCGCTCACTGCGGCGCTGGACCGCCCGCTCGCTGTGCTCAACCTCGGCGGCGTGGCGAATATCACCGCGATCGCGCGCGACGGCACGCTCGTCGCGTTCGATACCGGACCCGCCAACGGCCTGATCGACAGCTGGGTGGAGGCGGAGAGCGGTGCGCGCTACGATGCCGGCGGCGCACTCGCCGCCAGCGGCCACGTCGACGAGGCGGTGCTGACGGCGATGCTCGACCACCCTTTCTTCGCGCTGCCGGCGCCCAAGTCGCTCGACCGCAACGATTTCACCATCCAGCCGGCGCGTGGGCTGAGCGCGGCGGACGGCGCCGCGACGCTGACGGCGTTCACCGCCGCGACGGTCGCCGAGGCGTTGACGCTGCTCCCCGAGCGCCCAACGCGGCTGTTCGTCGCAGGTGGCGGGCGGCACAATCCCACGCTGCTCGCGATGATCACTGACCGCTGCGGCCTCACCCCCGAGCCGGTCGACGCATTCGGCTGGAACGGCGATGCGATCGAGGCGGAAGGCTTCGCCTATATGGCCGCACGCACGCTTGCCGGATTGCCGATTTCGTTTCCCGGCACCACCGGCGTCGACCGGCCGATGCCGGGTGGCACGGTCTACACACCACGCGCGGCAGGCGCCTAG
- a CDS encoding DUF6771 family protein, whose amino-acid sequence MDTISTDQLAALIEAAPLRATTGLSATNEALRYWSTRELAEFIVEGLERPWTVPDRAQLALPL is encoded by the coding sequence ATGGACACCATCAGCACCGACCAACTTGCCGCTCTGATCGAAGCAGCACCCTTACGTGCCACCACCGGACTTAGCGCTACGAATGAAGCCCTTCGGTACTGGTCTACGCGGGAGCTTGCGGAATTCATCGTAGAAGGGCTTGAGCGGCCTTGGACCGTACCGGACAGGGCGCAGCTAGCTTTACCGCTCTGA